From Bacillus sp. Bos-x628, the proteins below share one genomic window:
- the ndk gene encoding nucleoside-diphosphate kinase produces the protein MDKTFLMVKPDGVERQLIGEIVSRFEKKGLQLVGAKLMSIPKEVAETHYGEHKEKPFFGELVSFITSGPVFAMVWQGEQVVEVTRQIIGKTNPKEALPGTIRGDFGLTVGKNIIHGSDSPESAEREINLFFKQEELTNWNQTISSWIY, from the coding sequence ATGGACAAAACATTTCTCATGGTAAAACCTGATGGTGTTGAAAGGCAATTAATCGGTGAAATTGTGTCAAGATTCGAAAAAAAGGGGCTTCAGCTTGTTGGTGCAAAACTGATGAGTATCCCAAAAGAAGTAGCAGAAACACATTATGGAGAACATAAGGAAAAACCATTTTTCGGAGAATTGGTTTCTTTTATTACGTCAGGACCTGTGTTTGCTATGGTATGGCAGGGGGAACAGGTGGTCGAAGTAACAAGACAAATAATCGGGAAAACAAACCCGAAAGAAGCGCTTCCAGGTACAATTAGAGGAGATTTTGGATTAACTGTCGGAAAAAATATCATCCATGGATCAGACTCTCCAGAAAGTGCTGAAAGAGAAATTAACTTGTTCTTTAAACAAGAAGAGCTTACAAACTGGAATCAAACCATTTCAAGCTGGATTTATTAG